In Colletotrichum higginsianum IMI 349063 chromosome 1, whole genome shotgun sequence, the DNA window cgagcgccggcggcggcggcgtagagTCCCCGACGCGGTCCGGAAACGGGCGTCGCGCGCGTGCGACCGGTGCAAGGCGCGCAAGAACAGATGCGTCGAGACGGCTTCCGGTATCTGCGTACGGTGCACCGAGGGTTCCCATCCGTGCCGGTTCGATCGTGAGCGCGATGGCGAAGAGGAAGTCTCCGGGTCAGCAGCGACCATCACGgcatcgacgtcctcgacgaagccggaAAACAGTGTTGCGATTTCCCCCGAGAGAAGGACAAACGGCAGCTTGGACGACGACTGCTCGCCAGCAGCCAGCGTGCCCTCCGAGGCCTTCATGTGGCCTCGCTTTCTCTCCCGGCTACGAGACGCCTTCTGCCTGGACTCTCAACCCGGACCAGATGAGCAAGACATGACGAGACTGCAGACACGCCCATCTCGTCCAGCTTCGCCTGACACGGCCGAGCTTCGACGCGTCAGGAAGGCTGTCAAGGGCTTCCCACCGCGGGAAGTGGCCGACTTCCTCGTCTCCGTGTGCATCGCCTACGGTACAGATGTCTTTTTCTACCTTGACCAGGCACAGTTCACCGCCGAACTCGACCAATTCTACACGTGTGAGGCATCGCCTCTACGACTTGACACCGGCTTTGTGTGTCTTGCCTTGGCGGTGTTCGCTCTGGGTAGCCAGTGGACGGCTATGGCTCGGCCAGAAGACTCGCGCGACGAGAACGCGGCCGCTCGTCACAACTTTGACCCGGGCCGCGTCTTCTACGACCAGGCGCGCATCCTGATACCAGACCTCATCGACCGGTCGTGCATCAGATCAGTCCAGGCGACCTTCATCCTTGGCGTTTATCTCATGCCGGCCAGCGCCATCAGCGCCTCGTATGTTTACATGGGCCTAGCCCTGCGGAAAGCGCTCTCGATCGGACTCCATCAAGAGCCCGACGATCCAGCGCTGAGctccgaggagaaggaggcccgAAGGAGGCTTTGGTGGTCTATTTACTCCTTGGAAAGGTGGGTTCTGCTCATAACGGCGCGCATGGCTCTCGCTTGATACCCAAGCTGACAGTTCCCAAATTCCAGGACCGTCACCATCAAGCTCAACCGACCACGATCCATCCGCCAGGACATCATCTCAGCCCGCCTCCCTCGACCAACATCGCGGGACAAAGTCCAGAGGTTTGATAACGTCCAGCACCAGATCGCCAACGCGAGCTTTGTCCTCATCATAGACAAGCTCTCACAGCCCGGGTAAGTCGCTCCTCTCACCGAGTAAAAGCTACGTGTTCTTGCTTCTGGGTTATGTTCTGACAAAACACCCCTTCAGCGCGTGGTCAAGTACCAACCAGCAGCCTCTACCCGACTCAGATCTGCCCCGAACTCTACAAGACACCAAGATCTCGCTCAAGGCGTGGAAAAAGGACCTGCCGCCCTCTCTCGACCTCCGGAATAT includes these proteins:
- a CDS encoding Thiamine repressible genes regulatory protein thi1, whose translation is MEPLIPPPMESPAERRRRRRRVPDAVRKRASRACDRCKARKNRCVETASGICVRCTEGSHPCRFDRERDGEEEVSGSAATITASTSSTKPENSVAISPERRTNGSLDDDCSPAASVPSEAFMWPRFLSRLRDAFCLDSQPGPDEQDMTRLQTRPSRPASPDTAELRRVRKAVKGFPPREVADFLVSVCIAYGTDVFFYLDQAQFTAELDQFYTCEASPLRLDTGFVCLALAVFALGSQWTAMARPEDSRDENAAARHNFDPGRVFYDQARILIPDLIDRSCIRSVQATFILGVYLMPASAISASYVYMGLALRKALSIGLHQEPDDPALSSEEKEARRRLWWSIYSLERTVTIKLNRPRSIRQDIISARLPRPTSRDKVQRFDNVQHQIANASFVLIIDKLSQPGAWSSTNQQPLPDSDLPRTLQDTKISLKAWKKDLPPSLDLRNINPKSSSYRAVFHLHLNYYFAWIDMGKVSVVTVVRARLRAAFRPGDEPQAISQSIQSSSDACVRAAKKMLDLFDGLCRGGNMARFSFTDFQGCSIATIIVLLAGILDRDAGYEGRVGFGLDCLRRMACGGNATARMGVRFVEALQSITDEARRKLVDAPRDRGTDSAGSAKGGDGYGCWAEWLASTENATIHDSSGDESEPDLEQADESTINVVGVSSWPPALQPSPWEEEAALQLQEMSASRLLPMNDPEVPHGGQGSMDMPASEDAWMPSLAWNDDQTYLMGLTGMDVLDFTSMS